The proteins below come from a single Juglans regia cultivar Chandler chromosome 12, Walnut 2.0, whole genome shotgun sequence genomic window:
- the LOC109005036 gene encoding inositol 1,3,4-trisphosphate 5/6-kinase 4 isoform X1, whose translation MGVVIRGVILDESVLLAPQRDDDLHANGSLQPGAESLLRKLRHSKFRTGITYGVGLSDHKVSLLKMMTATYSFDSFILNSSSIDDAKHEIMLAWGDIGGILYLVSSEKKEVFPKLSNCGWLIVALRLLGQESADVIEDRSACEDSSIFYINQIEELPLTVCHLNRKAIGSSVVTVGYIMKPSREDDFAKRGAFPMYPTQNGLMFFPLMLELPLSPQLQEVDIVLHKATDEIISIDLSSSTNFSNRIAYTRGMQELQRYMEHHPDCCVIDPFNNIYPVVDRLKIQEILLQLEDLNTEGRCTIRGPHFLKVDNFNELDLVQRLSEAKLSLPSIVKPQVACGVASAHNMAIVFRIEDFKDLSVPLPAVVQEYVDHSSTLYKFYVMGENVFHAVKKSTPNANMLMKLSESNGLKPLVFDSLKSLPTANDDKHCGCDNYSKATNHFIDLELVTDAANWLMRKLDLTIFGFDVVIQDDTGDHVIVDVNYLPSFKEVPDDIAIPAFWNAIKMKFESRKSN comes from the exons ATGGGTGTGGTGATTAGGGGAGTGATATTGGACGAGTCTGTACTATTAGCCCCTCAACGTGACGACGACCTCCATGCAAACGGATCGTTACAACCCGGTGCTGAGTCTCTCCTTCGTAAGCTCCGCCATTCTAAGTTCCGTACg GGGATTACTTATGGAGTTGGTCTTTCAGATCATAAG GTGAGTCTTCTTAAAATGATGACAGCAACATACTCGTTTGATTCTTTTATCTTGAATTCATCTTCTATAGACGATGCTAAACATGAGATTATGCTAGCTTGGGGTGACATTGGAGGCATTTTGTACCTAGTTTCTAGTGAGAAAAAGGAAGTCTTCCCTAAACTAAGCAACTGTGGTTGGCTGATTGTTGCTCTAA GATTGCTTGGGCAAGAATCAGCAGACG TTATTGAAGATCGTAGTGCATGTGAGGATTCAAGCATATTTTATATCAACCAGATAGAAGAGTTGCCTTTGACTGTATGCCACTTAAATAGAAAG GCAATTGGCAGCAGTGTCGTGACTGTTGGATATATTATGAAACCTTCTCGTGAAGATGATTTTGCTAAG AGGGGTGCATTCCCTATGTATCCTACTCAAAATGGATTGATGTTTTTTCCCCTCATGCTTGAGCTGCCTTTATCACCTCAGTTACAAGAAGTTGACATCGTTCTCCATAAAGCAACTGATGAAATTATATCCATTGACTTGAGCAGTTCTACAAACTTCTCTAACAGAATTGCTTACACCAGGGGCATGCAGGAATTGCAAAG ATACATGGAGCATCATCCGGATTGCTGTGTGATTGACCCATTTAATAACATTTACCCTGTAGTGGATCGGCTGAAAATTCAAGAGATTCTACTTCAGTTGGAGGATCTTAATACTGAGGGCCGCTGTACAATCCGGGGCCCCCATTTTCTCAAG GTTGATAATTTTAATGAACTTGATCTAGTGCAAAGGCTGTCTGAAGCCAAATTATCTCTTCCGAGTATAGTGAAACCTCAAGTTGCCTGTGGTGTTGCAAGTGCTCACAATATG GCAATTGTGTTCAGAATTGAAGATTTTAAGGACTTGAGTGTTCCTCTTCCAGCTGTTGTGCAG GAATATGTGGATCATTCATCCACTCTGTACAAATTTTATGTCATGGGTGAAAACGTTTTCCATGCAGTTAAAAAGTCTACACCAAATGCAAATATGTTAATGAAATTATCTGAAAGTAATGGACTCAAACCTCTTGTCTTTGACAG CTTAAAATCTCTGCCCACTGCCAATGACGACAAACATTGTGGCTGTGATAATTACTCCAAAGCCACTAATCATTTTATTGATCTTGAGCTGGTCACTGATGCTGCAAATTGGCTTATGAGAAAGCTTGATCTTACTATCTTTGGCTTTGATGTTGTT ATTCAGGATGACACTGGTGATCATGTCATTGTGGATGTAAATTATCTCCCTTCATTCAAGGAAGTGCCTGATGATATTGCAATACCTGCCTTTTGGAATGCCATTAAAATGAAGTTCGAGTCGAGAAAGTCGAATTAA
- the LOC109005036 gene encoding inositol 1,3,4-trisphosphate 5/6-kinase 4 isoform X2 — protein MGVVIRGVILDESVLLAPQRDDDLHANGSLQPGAESLLRKLRHSKFRTGITYGVGLSDHKVSLLKMMTATYSFDSFILNSSSIDDAKHEIMLAWGDIGGILYLVSSEKKEVFPKLSNCGWLIVALRLLGQESADVIEDRSACEDSSIFYINQIEELPLTVCHLNRKAIGSSVVTVGYIMKPSREDDFAKRGAFPMYPTQNGLMFFPLMLELPLSPQLQEVDIVLHKATDEIISIDLSSSTNFSNRIAYTRGMQELQRYMEHHPDCCVIDPFNNIYPVVDRLKIQEILLQLEDLNTEGRCTIRGPHFLKVDNFNELDLVQRLSEAKLSLPSIVKPQVACGVASAHNMAIVFRIEDFKDLSVPLPAVVQEYVDHSSTLYKFYVMGENVFHAVKKSTPNANMLMKLSESNGLKPLVFDSLKSLPTANDDKHCGCDNYSKATNHFIDLELVTDAANWLMRKLDLTIFGFDVVLGGRRCVDGS, from the exons ATGGGTGTGGTGATTAGGGGAGTGATATTGGACGAGTCTGTACTATTAGCCCCTCAACGTGACGACGACCTCCATGCAAACGGATCGTTACAACCCGGTGCTGAGTCTCTCCTTCGTAAGCTCCGCCATTCTAAGTTCCGTACg GGGATTACTTATGGAGTTGGTCTTTCAGATCATAAG GTGAGTCTTCTTAAAATGATGACAGCAACATACTCGTTTGATTCTTTTATCTTGAATTCATCTTCTATAGACGATGCTAAACATGAGATTATGCTAGCTTGGGGTGACATTGGAGGCATTTTGTACCTAGTTTCTAGTGAGAAAAAGGAAGTCTTCCCTAAACTAAGCAACTGTGGTTGGCTGATTGTTGCTCTAA GATTGCTTGGGCAAGAATCAGCAGACG TTATTGAAGATCGTAGTGCATGTGAGGATTCAAGCATATTTTATATCAACCAGATAGAAGAGTTGCCTTTGACTGTATGCCACTTAAATAGAAAG GCAATTGGCAGCAGTGTCGTGACTGTTGGATATATTATGAAACCTTCTCGTGAAGATGATTTTGCTAAG AGGGGTGCATTCCCTATGTATCCTACTCAAAATGGATTGATGTTTTTTCCCCTCATGCTTGAGCTGCCTTTATCACCTCAGTTACAAGAAGTTGACATCGTTCTCCATAAAGCAACTGATGAAATTATATCCATTGACTTGAGCAGTTCTACAAACTTCTCTAACAGAATTGCTTACACCAGGGGCATGCAGGAATTGCAAAG ATACATGGAGCATCATCCGGATTGCTGTGTGATTGACCCATTTAATAACATTTACCCTGTAGTGGATCGGCTGAAAATTCAAGAGATTCTACTTCAGTTGGAGGATCTTAATACTGAGGGCCGCTGTACAATCCGGGGCCCCCATTTTCTCAAG GTTGATAATTTTAATGAACTTGATCTAGTGCAAAGGCTGTCTGAAGCCAAATTATCTCTTCCGAGTATAGTGAAACCTCAAGTTGCCTGTGGTGTTGCAAGTGCTCACAATATG GCAATTGTGTTCAGAATTGAAGATTTTAAGGACTTGAGTGTTCCTCTTCCAGCTGTTGTGCAG GAATATGTGGATCATTCATCCACTCTGTACAAATTTTATGTCATGGGTGAAAACGTTTTCCATGCAGTTAAAAAGTCTACACCAAATGCAAATATGTTAATGAAATTATCTGAAAGTAATGGACTCAAACCTCTTGTCTTTGACAG CTTAAAATCTCTGCCCACTGCCAATGACGACAAACATTGTGGCTGTGATAATTACTCCAAAGCCACTAATCATTTTATTGATCTTGAGCTGGTCACTGATGCTGCAAATTGGCTTATGAGAAAGCTTGATCTTACTATCTTTGGCTTTGATGTTGTT CTAGGGGGAAGGAGATGTGTGGATGGGAGTTAG
- the LOC109005035 gene encoding probable uridine nucleosidase 2, translating into MAAQPKKIIIDTDPGIDDAMAIFLALRSPEVELIGLTTIFGNVYTTLATRNALHLLEVAGRTDIPVAEGSHVTITKDMKLRVADFVHGADGLGNQNFPRPKGEPIEQSAAAFLIEQANLYPGKVTVVALGALTNIALAIQQDPAFSKNIGQIILLGGAFAINGNVNPAAEANIFGDPDAADIVFTSGADVVAVGLNVTHQVVLTDDDRQKLARSDGKFAQYLCKILEVYFSYHDYAYNTKGVFLHDPTTLLAAVDPSLMTYAKGVVRVQTSGITRGLTLLHDTQKRFGEVTEWSDKPTVKVAVTVDAPAILNLVMERLMDS; encoded by the exons ATGATGCTATGGCGATTTTTCTGGCATTACGATCACCAGAGGTGGAGTTGATTGGACTCACAACTATATTTGGGAATGTTTATACGACCCTGGCCACGAGAAATGCCCTGCATTTG CTTGAAGTTGCAGGGAGAACTGATATCCCTGTTGCTGAGGGATCTCATGTCACTATTACT AAAGATATGAAACTTCGAGTCGCTGATTTTGTCCATGGTGCTGATGGACTTGGCAACCAAAATTTTCCTCGGCCAAAAGGAGAGCCAATTGAGCAGTCAGCAGCTGCCTTTCTCATTGAGCAAGCAAACCTCTATCCTGGAAAAGTCACAGTGGTGGCACTAGGCGCACTTACAAATATTGCCCTG GCCATTCAACAAGATCCTGCATTTTCTAAGAACATCGGGCAGATTATTCTTCTTGGTGGTGCTTTTGCAATAAATGGGAATGTGAATCCAGCAGCAGAGGCCAAT ATTTTTGGTGATCCAGATGCTGCAGATATTGTCTTCACAAGTGGAGCAGATGTTGTGGCTGTGGGCTTAAATGTTACTCATCAAGTCGTATTGACAG ATGATGATAGACAGAAGCTGGCAAGGTCAGATGGGAAATTTGCTCAGTACTTGTGCAAAATCTTAGAGGTGTACTTCTCTTATCATGATTATGCATACAACACAAAAG GAGTTTTCCTTCATGATCCGACAACCCTTCTTGCAGCTGTTGATCCTTCACTTATGACATATGCCAAAGGTGTTGTTCGAGTCCAGACCAGTGGCATCACAAGGGGACTGACACTGTTACACGACACACAGAAAAG GTTTGGTGAAGTCACTGAATGGAGTGATAAACCCACAGTGAAGGTTGCTGTCACAGTTGATGCTCCTGCTATTCTCAACCTTGTCATGGAGCGGCTTATGGATTCCTGA